In the genome of Segatella copri, one region contains:
- a CDS encoding MotA/TolQ/ExbB proton channel family protein: MATTKQAAPAKKSEGFQGVRGAFWIIVVCAIIAFTLFFTWFGNDMHFQDPGIQDHPADIWGTIYKGGVIVPVIHTLLLTVLAMTIERWLALKTATGKGALPKFVANIKAALNANDFAKAEQLCNKQRGTVANVVLASLNAYKSMESGANASLKKAQKVAKIQQAHEEATQLEMPTLTMNLPIIATIVTLGTLTGLLGTVTGMIKSFQAMGEGGGADSAALSVGISEALINTAFGILTSWCAVVSYNTFTNKVDKLTYALDEVGYSIAQTYEANHAEEA; encoded by the coding sequence ATGGCAACTACAAAACAAGCAGCCCCAGCTAAGAAGTCTGAGGGCTTTCAGGGAGTAAGAGGCGCATTCTGGATCATCGTGGTATGTGCTATCATCGCATTCACATTGTTCTTCACATGGTTCGGCAATGACATGCACTTCCAGGATCCAGGCATCCAGGATCACCCAGCAGACATTTGGGGTACTATCTACAAAGGTGGTGTTATCGTACCAGTTATCCACACATTGTTGCTCACAGTGTTGGCTATGACTATCGAGCGTTGGTTGGCTCTTAAGACAGCTACAGGTAAAGGTGCACTTCCTAAGTTCGTTGCAAACATCAAGGCAGCTTTGAACGCAAATGATTTCGCTAAGGCTGAGCAGCTCTGCAACAAGCAGCGCGGTACAGTAGCTAACGTTGTTTTGGCTTCTTTGAACGCTTACAAGTCTATGGAGTCAGGTGCTAACGCATCTTTGAAGAAGGCTCAGAAGGTAGCTAAGATTCAGCAGGCTCACGAGGAGGCAACACAGTTGGAGATGCCAACTTTGACTATGAACTTGCCTATCATCGCTACAATCGTAACACTTGGTACTTTGACAGGTCTTCTCGGTACTGTAACCGGTATGATCAAGTCATTCCAGGCCATGGGTGAAGGTGGTGGCGCTGACTCAGCAGCACTTTCTGTAGGTATTTCTGAGGCGTTGATCAACACCGCATTCGGTATTTTGACATCTTGGTGTGCTGTAGTATCTTACAACACATTTACAAACAAGGTTGATAAGTTGACATACGCACTCGACGAGGTAGGTTACTCAATTGCTCAGACATACGAAGCTAACCACGCAGAAGAGGCTTAA
- a CDS encoding pyridoxal phosphate-dependent aminotransferase: MAQLSDRLNRLAPSATLAMSQKSSEMKAQGIDVINMSVGEPDFNTPDNIKEAAKKAIDENFSRYSPVPGYPDLRKAIVAKLKKENGLDYTMNEIIVGTGGKQCVCNAVLALVNPGDEVIIPAPYWVSYPQMVKLAGGTPVIVNAGFDQDFKMTAEQLENAITEKTKMLILCSPSNPTGSVYSKEELSALAAVLKKHPEVFVLADEIYEHINYIGKHHSIAQEPGMKEQVIIANGVSKAYAMTGWRIGFLAGPEWIIKGCNKLQGQYTSGTCSVSQKAAEAAYTLDQGAVEEMRVAFERRRNLIVKLAKEVPGLEVNMPQGAFYLFPKCNSYFGKSNGEKTINNSTDFAMYLLEEAHVATVGGDAFGDPDCFRMSYATSDENIVEAIRRIKEALSKLK, from the coding sequence ATGGCACAATTATCTGATCGTCTTAACAGATTGGCACCATCAGCAACGCTGGCGATGTCACAGAAGAGTAGTGAAATGAAAGCTCAGGGTATCGATGTAATTAACATGAGTGTAGGTGAACCAGACTTCAACACGCCTGACAATATCAAGGAGGCTGCGAAGAAGGCTATTGATGAGAACTTCTCACGTTACTCACCAGTTCCTGGTTACCCAGACTTGCGAAAGGCAATTGTAGCCAAACTGAAAAAGGAGAACGGCCTCGACTACACTATGAACGAGATAATCGTCGGCACAGGTGGCAAGCAGTGTGTATGCAATGCCGTATTGGCACTCGTGAACCCAGGCGACGAAGTTATCATCCCAGCTCCATATTGGGTAAGCTACCCACAGATGGTGAAGTTGGCTGGTGGTACACCAGTCATCGTGAACGCAGGTTTCGACCAGGACTTCAAGATGACAGCCGAGCAGCTGGAGAATGCCATCACAGAGAAGACCAAGATGCTCATTCTCTGCTCTCCTAGCAACCCAACAGGTAGCGTATATTCAAAGGAGGAATTGTCAGCATTGGCAGCCGTTCTCAAGAAGCATCCAGAGGTATTCGTGTTGGCAGACGAAATCTACGAGCACATCAACTATATCGGCAAGCACCACAGCATTGCCCAGGAGCCAGGAATGAAGGAGCAGGTAATCATCGCCAATGGTGTATCTAAGGCATACGCCATGACAGGATGGAGAATCGGTTTCCTCGCAGGTCCGGAGTGGATCATCAAGGGCTGCAACAAACTGCAGGGTCAGTACACCAGCGGTACCTGTTCAGTAAGCCAGAAGGCAGCCGAGGCAGCCTACACACTCGACCAGGGTGCCGTAGAGGAGATGCGTGTAGCCTTCGAGCGTCGCCGCAACCTGATTGTGAAGCTGGCTAAGGAAGTACCAGGACTTGAGGTCAACATGCCACAGGGCGCATTCTATCTCTTCCCTAAGTGCAACAGCTACTTTGGCAAGAGCAACGGCGAGAAGACTATCAACAACTCAACCGACTTCGCAATGTATCTGCTGGAGGAAGCTCACGTAGCAACAGTAGGCGGTGACGCCTTCGGCGATCCAGACTGTTTCCGCATGAGCTACGCCACCAGCGACGAGAACATCGTAGAGGCCATCCGTCGTATCAAGGAAGCATTGAGCAAATTGAAATAA
- a CDS encoding bifunctional 3,4-dihydroxy-2-butanone-4-phosphate synthase/GTP cyclohydrolase II: MADIKLNSIEDAVKDFQEGKFVIVVDDEDRENEGDLIIAAEKIDAEKVNFMLKNARGVLCAPITLSRCDELDLPHQVSDNTSMLGTPFTVTVDKLEGCSTGVSAHDRAETIKALADPNSTPQTFGRPGHINPLYAQDNGVLRRSGHTEAAIDLCKMAGLYPAGALMEIMNEDGTMARLPELMKMAKEWNLKVISIKDMIEYRLKKESLIEVGEEVDMPTDYGHFRLIPFRQSSNGLEHMALIKGEWKEDEPILVRVHSSCATGDILGSKRCDCGQQLHKSMEEIEKAGKGVIIYMQQEGRGIGLMNKIAAYKLQEEGYDTVDANVHLGFKPDERDYGCGAQMLRHLGVHKMRLLTNNPVKRVGLEAYGLEIVENVAIEVEPNKYNERYLKTKRDRMGHTLHLG, from the coding sequence ATGGCAGACATCAAACTAAATAGCATCGAAGATGCAGTAAAGGATTTCCAGGAAGGAAAGTTTGTTATCGTAGTAGACGACGAAGACCGCGAGAACGAAGGCGACCTCATCATCGCCGCAGAGAAGATTGATGCAGAGAAGGTAAACTTCATGCTGAAGAACGCAAGAGGCGTGCTCTGCGCACCGATTACACTGAGCCGTTGCGACGAACTCGACTTGCCTCACCAGGTTTCAGACAACACCTCCATGCTCGGCACACCATTCACCGTAACCGTAGACAAGCTGGAAGGCTGCTCTACAGGTGTATCGGCACACGACCGTGCAGAGACCATCAAGGCACTTGCCGACCCTAACTCAACTCCACAGACATTCGGTCGTCCTGGCCACATCAACCCACTCTATGCACAGGACAACGGTGTATTGAGAAGAAGCGGCCACACCGAGGCAGCCATCGACCTCTGCAAGATGGCAGGACTCTATCCAGCCGGTGCACTCATGGAAATCATGAACGAAGACGGCACCATGGCACGCCTGCCAGAGCTGATGAAAATGGCGAAGGAGTGGAACCTGAAGGTAATTTCCATCAAAGACATGATAGAATACCGCCTCAAGAAGGAATCGCTCATCGAAGTGGGCGAAGAGGTGGATATGCCAACCGACTACGGACACTTCCGACTCATCCCATTCCGCCAGTCAAGCAACGGATTGGAGCACATGGCACTCATCAAGGGCGAATGGAAGGAAGACGAGCCAATCCTGGTTCGTGTACACTCATCATGCGCCACAGGCGACATCCTGGGCAGCAAGCGCTGCGATTGCGGACAGCAGTTGCACAAGTCAATGGAAGAGATTGAGAAAGCAGGCAAGGGAGTCATCATCTACATGCAGCAGGAAGGCAGAGGCATCGGACTGATGAACAAGATTGCCGCCTACAAGCTGCAGGAAGAAGGATACGACACCGTAGATGCCAACGTGCACCTCGGCTTCAAGCCAGACGAGCGCGACTATGGCTGCGGTGCACAGATGCTCCGCCACCTTGGCGTACACAAGATGCGCCTGCTCACCAACAACCCGGTGAAGCGTGTAGGACTGGAAGCATACGGACTCGAAATCGTAGAGAATGTAGCCATTGAAGTTGAACCTAACAAGTACAACGAGCGCTACCTCAAGACCAAAAGAGACCGCATGGGGCATACTTTGCACCTCGGATAA
- a CDS encoding LptF/LptG family permease, giving the protein MFRIKKLDIFIAKQFGLLFMGTFFICQFVLMMQFLWRYIDDLIGKGISMDVMAQFFWYMGLMLVPQALPLAILLSSLMTFGNLGESSELTAIKAAGISLMQAFRSLIIITVIIMCGSFYFQNNVGPSANQKLGQLLLSMKQKSPELEIPEGIFYDGIPNCNLYVQKKDLKTGKLYGIMIYRMTDSYEDAAIILADSGMLQSTAEKKHLVLTLNSGEWFENMQSSEFGNSAAVPYRRETFITKKIVLDFDGGFNLADAASLSNNAKAKSLSKIFHDIDSINGQYDSVGRNYLSEANVRFYRLATVGQKDSARLAKKGQTENFDTLYNRLPNDKKLMALNDAKMTVQQETSDLDFKAMMTHDADYIVRLHEIEAIQKFTLALACLIFFFIGAPLGAIIRKGGLGFPVIISVLVFIIFYILDNTGYRMSRQGSWAIWFGKGLAPAVLTPVAVFVTYKATNDSTVFNMELYKNFFMKLLGLRIKRHIFGKEVIIEDPKYREDAASLEKLNGDIAIYNKVHELKKLPNFINVFFKYQPDHEIERISEELEKVIEDLSNTKNRVILHNLNLYPILATKAHTRPFEQKWLNIVAAIIVPVGIVLYLRMWRFRLRLYRDLNVIRQSNANIISQINKM; this is encoded by the coding sequence ATGTTTAGAATTAAGAAATTAGACATATTTATAGCCAAGCAATTTGGACTCCTTTTCATGGGAACCTTTTTCATCTGCCAGTTTGTGCTGATGATGCAGTTCCTGTGGCGATATATCGATGACCTCATCGGTAAGGGAATCTCTATGGACGTGATGGCGCAGTTTTTCTGGTACATGGGCTTGATGCTCGTGCCGCAAGCCCTGCCGCTCGCCATCCTGCTTTCCTCACTGATGACGTTCGGTAACCTGGGTGAAAGTTCCGAGCTCACAGCCATCAAGGCTGCCGGCATCTCACTGATGCAGGCTTTCCGTTCGCTCATCATCATCACCGTCATCATCATGTGCGGCTCGTTCTATTTCCAAAACAACGTAGGCCCGAGTGCCAACCAGAAACTGGGACAGCTCCTGCTCTCCATGAAGCAGAAGAGTCCGGAACTGGAAATCCCAGAAGGAATCTTCTATGACGGCATTCCAAACTGTAACCTCTATGTGCAGAAGAAAGACCTGAAGACGGGTAAGCTCTACGGCATCATGATCTATCGCATGACCGACAGTTATGAAGATGCAGCCATCATCCTCGCCGACTCGGGCATGCTGCAGAGTACCGCCGAAAAGAAGCACCTCGTTTTGACGCTCAACAGCGGCGAATGGTTCGAAAACATGCAGAGCAGCGAATTCGGCAACAGCGCAGCCGTACCATACAGAAGAGAGACCTTCATCACCAAGAAGATCGTGCTCGACTTTGACGGAGGCTTCAATCTTGCAGATGCAGCCTCGCTATCCAACAATGCCAAGGCAAAGAGCCTCTCCAAGATCTTCCACGACATCGATTCCATCAACGGACAGTATGATTCCGTGGGCAGGAACTATCTCAGCGAAGCCAACGTCCGCTTCTACAGACTTGCCACGGTGGGTCAGAAAGACTCGGCAAGACTTGCTAAAAAAGGGCAGACGGAGAATTTCGACACCTTATATAATAGGCTCCCCAACGACAAGAAGCTGATGGCACTCAACGATGCCAAGATGACGGTGCAGCAGGAGACGAGCGACCTCGACTTCAAGGCGATGATGACCCACGATGCCGACTATATCGTAAGACTTCACGAGATAGAAGCCATCCAGAAGTTCACGCTGGCACTGGCATGCCTGATCTTCTTCTTCATCGGTGCGCCTTTGGGAGCCATCATCCGAAAGGGAGGTCTAGGATTCCCGGTAATCATATCCGTATTGGTGTTCATCATCTTCTACATCCTCGACAATACGGGCTACCGAATGTCACGACAGGGTTCGTGGGCCATCTGGTTCGGTAAGGGACTGGCACCAGCCGTGCTTACTCCCGTAGCCGTCTTCGTGACCTACAAGGCAACCAACGACTCTACGGTATTCAACATGGAGCTATACAAGAACTTCTTCATGAAGCTGCTGGGTCTGCGAATCAAGCGCCACATCTTCGGCAAAGAGGTAATCATCGAAGACCCGAAATACAGGGAAGATGCCGCATCGCTGGAGAAGCTGAACGGCGACATCGCTATATATAATAAGGTACACGAGCTGAAGAAGCTTCCTAACTTCATCAATGTGTTCTTCAAGTATCAGCCTGACCACGAGATAGAACGCATCAGCGAAGAACTGGAGAAGGTGATAGAGGACCTGAGCAACACCAAGAACAGGGTGATTCTGCACAATCTCAACCTCTACCCTATTCTCGCGACCAAGGCCCACACCCGACCATTCGAGCAGAAGTGGCTCAACATCGTTGCAGCCATCATCGTACCAGTGGGCATCGTGCTGTACCTCAGAATGTGGCGCTTCAGACTCCGTCTCTATCGTGACCTGAATGTCATCAGACAGAGTAACGCCAACATCATCAGTCAGATAAACAAAATGTAA
- a CDS encoding helix-turn-helix domain-containing protein, with protein sequence MKQQVYNLKEFAAQHHLESIFGAYAAHIYIDDLCENELKEMALERTLFTKLVLVTKGNIKMQVLQQGAETDVPERMLIPSELLVISPKHVIAFSDMSADFEAEAILVDEEISADVVYQLSADKQKAALDIFHMIRDIVRHQHIYKVEMIQSMVNVLKLLVSELPYENVSVTRDLRHKKEVYEIFLHLLYRHFRTERQIRFYADKLNVSSPYLSRMIKEISGTTVNDHITSLLYKEICNLLKQSDMTMREIADYLHFSDQSAMSNFFKLRSGMSPLAYRNQE encoded by the coding sequence ATGAAGCAGCAAGTTTATAATTTAAAGGAGTTTGCCGCCCAACACCATCTTGAAAGCATTTTTGGGGCTTATGCCGCACATATCTATATAGACGATTTATGCGAGAATGAATTGAAAGAGATGGCTCTAGAGCGCACTCTGTTTACCAAACTAGTATTGGTGACTAAGGGAAACATCAAAATGCAGGTTCTGCAGCAGGGAGCTGAAACCGATGTGCCAGAGAGAATGTTGATACCTAGCGAATTGCTGGTTATCTCGCCCAAGCATGTCATTGCCTTTTCTGACATGTCGGCAGATTTCGAGGCGGAAGCTATCCTGGTGGATGAGGAAATCTCTGCCGATGTGGTGTATCAGTTGTCTGCCGACAAGCAGAAGGCAGCTCTCGATATCTTCCACATGATTCGCGACATCGTACGCCATCAGCATATCTATAAGGTGGAGATGATACAGTCGATGGTGAATGTATTGAAGCTCCTGGTATCAGAGCTTCCCTACGAGAATGTATCCGTTACTCGCGATTTGCGGCATAAGAAAGAGGTATATGAGATATTTCTCCATCTCCTGTATCGCCATTTCCGCACCGAGCGGCAGATTCGATTCTATGCCGATAAGCTGAACGTATCTTCTCCTTATCTTTCGAGAATGATCAAGGAGATTTCAGGAACCACGGTGAATGACCACATCACATCCTTATTGTATAAGGAGATATGTAATCTTCTGAAACAATCGGATATGACGATGAGAGAGATAGCGGATTATCTGCATTTTAGCGACCAGAGTGCCATGAGCAATTTCTTTAAGCTCCGCTCGGGAATGTCGCCGCTGGCTTATCGCAACCAGGAATGA
- a CDS encoding aspartate ammonia-lyase, giving the protein MAEEKKFRVESDLLGELKVPAEALYGVQTQRGINNYHISRKTMCSYPDFIIAIAYVKLAAIETNHTLGVINDEISGAISQACREIIEGKWHENFPIDMVQGGAGTSVNMNANEVIANRALEIMGHEKADYQYCSPNDHCNCGQSTNDVYPTSIRLALIRMNTHLIGALTGLISAFRYKADEYADVIKMGRTQLQDAVPMSFGQEFNAYANNLEEEILNLERNVKLLHEINMGGTAIGTGLNAVPGFAKLCAANLSKLTGENFETATDLVEATPDTGAYVSYSSALKRLAIKLSKICNDLRLMASGPRCGLNEINLPPKAPGSSIMPGKVNPVIPEVTNQVCFKVIGNDATVSFAAEAGQLELNVMEPIITESLFESLTWMKNAIETLTSECILGITVNKERCYEMVKNSIGIVTALNPIIGYKKSSKVAKEAHATGRSVYDIVIEQGIMSKEELDKALDPKEMLQSHKFTLK; this is encoded by the coding sequence ATGGCTGAAGAGAAAAAATTTAGAGTAGAGTCAGACCTTTTAGGTGAACTCAAGGTTCCAGCTGAAGCACTTTATGGTGTACAGACACAGCGCGGTATCAACAATTACCACATCTCTCGCAAGACGATGTGCAGCTATCCAGACTTCATCATCGCTATCGCATACGTGAAGCTGGCTGCTATTGAGACCAATCATACCCTCGGCGTTATCAACGACGAGATTTCAGGTGCCATCTCTCAGGCTTGCCGCGAAATCATCGAAGGCAAATGGCATGAGAACTTCCCTATCGACATGGTACAGGGTGGTGCAGGTACATCTGTCAACATGAACGCCAACGAGGTAATCGCCAACCGTGCACTCGAAATCATGGGCCACGAAAAGGCTGACTATCAGTACTGTTCTCCTAACGACCATTGCAACTGCGGTCAGAGTACCAACGATGTATATCCTACTTCTATCCGCCTGGCTCTCATCCGTATGAACACCCATCTGATAGGTGCCCTGACAGGTTTGATCAGCGCATTTCGCTATAAGGCAGATGAGTATGCCGACGTTATCAAGATGGGTCGCACCCAGTTGCAGGATGCTGTTCCTATGTCTTTCGGACAGGAATTCAACGCATACGCCAACAACCTGGAAGAGGAAATCCTCAACCTGGAGCGCAACGTGAAGCTCCTGCACGAAATCAACATGGGTGGTACAGCCATCGGTACCGGCTTGAATGCCGTTCCTGGCTTCGCCAAGCTCTGCGCTGCTAACCTCAGCAAGCTGACAGGTGAGAACTTCGAGACAGCTACCGACCTGGTAGAGGCAACCCCAGATACCGGTGCTTACGTAAGCTACTCTTCAGCTCTGAAGCGTCTGGCTATCAAGTTGTCTAAGATCTGTAACGACCTCCGTCTGATGGCATCAGGTCCTCGTTGCGGCTTGAACGAAATCAACCTTCCTCCTAAGGCACCAGGTTCTTCTATCATGCCAGGCAAGGTGAACCCTGTGATCCCAGAGGTAACCAACCAGGTTTGCTTCAAGGTAATCGGTAACGATGCCACAGTAAGCTTCGCAGCAGAGGCAGGACAGTTGGAGTTGAACGTAATGGAGCCTATCATCACAGAGAGTCTCTTCGAGAGCTTGACATGGATGAAGAATGCCATCGAGACTCTGACATCAGAGTGTATTCTCGGCATCACCGTGAACAAGGAGCGTTGCTACGAGATGGTAAAGAACAGTATCGGTATCGTAACCGCACTTAATCCCATCATCGGATATAAGAAGAGTTCCAAGGTGGCTAAGGAAGCTCATGCTACAGGACGCTCTGTTTATGACATTGTCATCGAGCAAGGAATCATGAGCAAGGAAGAACTCGACAAGGCACTCGACCCTAAGGAGATGCTGCAGTCGCACAAGTTTACGCTGAAATAA